From one Brachypodium distachyon strain Bd21 chromosome 4, Brachypodium_distachyon_v3.0, whole genome shotgun sequence genomic stretch:
- the LOC100841671 gene encoding clathrin heavy chain 1 translates to MAAAANAPIAMREALTLTSLGIAPQFVTFTHVTMESDRYICVRETSPQNSVVIVDMAMPSQPLRRPITADSALMNPNTRILALKAQIAGTTQDHLQIFNIEAKTKVKSHQMPEQVVFWKWITPKLLGLVTQASVYHWSIEGDSEPIKMFDRTANLANNQIINYRCDPAEKWLVLIGIAPGAPERPQLVKGNMQLFSVDQQRSQALEAHAASFATFKVPGNENPSTLICFASKSTNAGQITSKLHVIELGAQPGKPGFSKKQADLFFPPDFQDDFPVAMQISQKYGLIYVITKLGLLFVYDLETAAAVYRNRISPDPIFLTAESSTTGGFYAINRRGQVLHATVNDATVVPFVSGQLNNLELAVNLAKRANLPGAENLVVQRFQELFSQTKYKEAAELAAESPQGLLRTPETVAKFQSVPVQAGQTPPLLQYFGTLLTRGKLNAYESLELSRLVVNQNKKNLLENWLAEDKLECSEELGDLVKTVDNDLALKIYIKARATPKVVAAFAERREFDKILIYSKQVGYTPDYLFLLQTILRTDPQGAVNFALMMSQMEGGCPLDYNTITDLFLQRNMIREATAFLLDVLKPNLEEHGFLQTKVLEINLVTYPNVADAILANGMFSHYDRPRIAQLCEKAGLYLRALQHYAELPDIKRVIVNTHAIEPQALVEFFGTLSKEWALECMKDLLLVNLRGNLQIVVQAAKEYSEQLGVDACIKLFEQFKSYEGLYFFLGSYLSSSEDPDIHFKYIESAARTGQIKEVERVTRESNFYDAEKTKNFLMEAKLPDARPLINVCDRFGFVPDLTHYLYTNNMLRYIEGYVQKVNPGNAPLVVGQLLDDECPEDFIKGLILSVRSLLPVEPLVDECEKRNRLRLLTQFLEHLVSEGSQDVHVHNALGKIIIDSNNNPEHFLTTNPFYDSRVVGKYCEKRDPTLAVVAYRRGQCDEELINVTNKNSLFKLQARYVVERMDGDLWDKVLLPENEYRRQFIDQVVSTALPESKSPEQVSAAVKAFMEADLPHELIELLEKIVLQNSAFSGNFNLQNLLILTAIKADPSRVMDYVNRLDNFDGPAVGEVAVEAQLYEEAFAIFKKFNLNVQAVNVLLDNIRSIERAEEFAFRVEEDAVWSQVAKAQLREGLVSEAIESFIRADDAAHFLDVIRAAEEADVYHDLVKYLLMVRQKAREPKVDGELIFAYAKIDRLSDIEEFILMPNVANLQNVGDRLYDEELYEAAKIIYAFISNWAKLAVTLVKLKQFQGAVDAARKANSAKTWKEVCFACVDAQEFRLAQICGLNIIVQVDDLEEVSEYYQNRGCFDELISLMESGLGLERAHMGIFTELGVLYARYRTGKLMEHIKLFSTRLNIPKLIRACDEQQHWKELTYLYIQYDEFDNAATTIMNHSPDAWDHMQFKDVAVKVANVEIYYKAVHFYLQEHPDLINDLLNVLALRLDHTRVVDIMRKAGQLHLVKPYMVAVQSNNVSAVNEALNELYVEEEDYERLRESVDMHDNFDQIGLAQKLEKHELLEMRRIAAYIYKKAGRWKQSIALSKKDNMYKDCMETCSQSGDRELSEDLLVYFIEQGKKECFASCLFICYDLIRADVALELAWTNNMLDFAFPYLLQFIREYTSKVDDLVKDRIESQKEEKAKEQEEKDVVAQQNMYAQLLPLALPAPPGMGGPPPMGMPPMGGMGMPPMGGMGMPPMPAYGMPPMGSY, encoded by the exons atggcggcggccgccaacGCCCCCATCGCCATGCGCGAGGCGCTCACG CTGACGAGCCTGGGGATCGCGCCGCAGTTCGTCACCTTCACGCACGTCACCATGGAGTCGGACCGCTACATCTGCGTGCGCGAGACCTCGCCGCAGAACAGCGTCGTCATCGTCGACATGGCCATGCCCAGCCAGCCGCTCCGCAGGCCCATCACCGCCGATTCCGCCCTCATGAACCCCAACACCAGGATCCTCGCCCTCAAAG CCCAAATAGCTGGAACGACGCAGGATCACCTACAAATCTTCAATATTGAAGCTAAAACTAAAGTAAAGTCGCACCAGATGCCCGAGCAG GTCGTGTTCTGGAAATGGATCACCCCCAAGTTGTTGGGTTTGGTAACACAGGCATCCGTTTATCACTGGTCAATTGAAG GGGATTCTGAACCCATCAAGATGTTCGATAGGACAGCTAATTTGGCTAATAATCAGATTATCAACTACCGATGTGATCCGGCGGAGAAGTGGCTGGTGCTTATTGGAATTGCACCTGGTGCTCCAGAG AGGCCACAGTTGGTGAAGGGGAATATGCAACTTTTTTCCGTAGATCAGCAGCGAAGCCAGGCACTTGAAGCCCATGCAGCATCTTTTGCAACATTTAAG GTTCCTGGCAATGAGAACCCATCAACCCTCATTTGTTTTGCGTCGAAGTCAACTAATGCTGGACAGATTACTTCTAAGTTGCATGTTATAGAACTGGGTGCCCAGCCAG GGAAACCTGGTTTTTCCAAGAAGCAAGCAGATCTCTTCTTCCCTCCAGATTTCCAGGACGATTTTCCTGTAGCCATGCAG ATCTCTCAAAAGTATGGCCTTATCTATGTAATTACGAAGCTTGGGCTTTTGTTTGTGTATGACTTGGAAACTGCTGCAGCAGTTTATAGAAACAGAATCAGCCCAGATCCTATATTCTTGACAGCAGAGTCTTCTACAACTGGTGGATTTTATGCCATCAACAGAAGAGGGCAGGTTTTACATGCCACAGTTAATGATGCAACTGTTGTGCCATTTGTCAGTGGCCAA ttAAACAACCTTGAGCTAGCTGTGAATCTTGCTAAAAGAGCTAATCTTCCTGGGGCGGAGAACTTG GTTGTGCAAAGATTCCAGGAACTGTTTTCGCAAACAAAATACAAGGAAGCGGCGGAGCTGGCTGCAGAATCTCCTCAGGGTCTTCTGCGAACCCCCGAGACTGTTGCGAAATTTCAG AGTGTTCCTGTTCAAGCTGGGCAAACACCTCCACTCTTGCAGTACTTTGGCACATTACTAACTCGAGGGAAGCTCAATGCTTACGAGTCTCTGGAGTTATCTCGACTTGTTGTCAATCAGAACAAAAAGAATCTATTGGAAAATTGGTTGGCAGAAGACAAGTTGGAGTGCAGTGAAGAGCTTGGAGATCTTGTTAAG ACGGTAGATAATGACCTTGCATTGAAAATATACATCAAGGCTAGGGCAACCCCTAAAGTCGTTGCCGCTTTTGCTGAAAGGAGGGAGTTTGACAAGATCCTTATATACTCGAAGCAG GTTGGATACACTCCGGATtacctcttcctcctccagacTATCCTACGTACAGATCCACAG GGAGCTGTCAACTTTGCTCTCATGATGTCACAAATGGAGGGTGGTTGCCCGTTAGATTATAATACTATAACTGATCTCTTCCTTCAG AGAAATATGATACGAGAGGCAACCGCCTTTCTGCTGGATGTTCTGAAACCAAACTTGGAAGAGCATGGTTTTCTTCAAACCAAG GTTTTGGAGATCAACTTGGTGACTTACCCTAATGTTGCTGATGCCATCCTTGCTAACGGTATGTTCAGTCATTATGACCGTCCTCGCATTGCTCAGCTGTGTGAAAAGGCTGGCTTGTACTTGCGAGCTCTTCAG CACTATGCAGAGTTACCTGATATCAAACGTGTCATCGTGAATACCCACGCCATCGAGCCACAG GCACTCGTTGAGTTTTTTGGCACCCTTTCAAAGGAATGGGCACTAGAGTGCATGAAGGACCTTCTACTGGTCAATCTTAGAGGAAACCTTCAGATAGTTGTGCAG GCTGCCAAAGAATACTCCGAGCAGCTAGGAGTCGATGCTTGCATTAAACTATTTGAGCAATTTAAATCTTATGAGGGCCTCTACTTCTTCTTGGGATCCTATTTGAGCTCCAG TGAGGACCCAGATATCCACTTCAAGTACATAGAATCAGCTGCAAGGACTGGGCAGATCAAAGAAGTTGAGCGTGTGACCAGAGAGTCTAATTTCTATGACGCTGAGAAGACAAAGAACTTTCTGATGGAAGCAAAACTACCTGATGCTCGTCCACTGATTAATGTCTGTGACCGCTTTGGTTTTGTTCCAGATCTGACTCACTATCTGTACACAAATAACATGCTCCGGTATATTGAAGGCTATGTACAGAAG GTGAACCCTGGAAATGCCCCGTTGGTTGTGGGGCAGCTGCTTGATGACGAGTGCCCTGAAGATTTCATAAAGGGTCTGATCCTATCTGTTCGCTCTCTCCTTCCTGTTGAGCCACTTGTCGACGAATGCGAGAAGAG GAACCGTCTTCGTCTGCTTACACAATTTTTGGAGCACTTGGTGAGCGAGGGTAGCCAAGATGTGCATGTCCATAATGCTCTTGGGAAAATTATCATCGATAGCAACAACAATCCAGAGCATTTCCTTACTACCAACCCATTTTATGACTCTCGTGTGGTGGGTAAATATTGTGAAAAGCGGGATCCCACgcttgctgttgttgcttACAGGCGTGGACAGTGTGATGAGGAACTTATTAATGTTACCAACAAAAACTCACTGTTCAAGCTGCAAGCTAG GTACGTGGTTGAAAGAATGGATGGTGATCTGTGGGATAAAGTTCTACTGCCTGAAAATGAATACAGAAGGCAGTTCATTGACCAAGTGGTTTCTACTGCGTTGCCTGAAAGCAAGAGCCCTGAGCAAGTTTCTGCTGCTGTCAAGGCTTTCATGGAAGCTGACCTCCCGCATGAACTGATTGAACTTCTTGAAAAGATCGTTCTTCAGAATTCTGCATTCAGCGGAAACTTCAATCTTCAGAACCTGCTTATCTTGACAGCCATCAAGGCAGACCCATCCAGGGTCATGGACTATGTCAACAGACTAGACAACTTTGATGGCCCTGCCGTTGGAGAAGTAGCTGTTGAGGCACAACTGTATGAGGAGGCTTTCGCCATATTCAAGAAGTTCAACTTAAATGTGCAGGCTGTCAATGTTCTGTTAGATAACATCCGAAGCATAGAAAGAGCTGAAGAGTTTGCATTCCGTGTGGAGGAAGATGCTGTTTGGAGCCAGGTTGCTAAGGCCCAGTTGCGTGAAGGTTTAGTCAGCGAAGCAATTGAGTCCTTCATTCGTGCGGATGATGCAGCACATTTCCTTGATGTCATCCGTGCTGCTGAGGAAGCTGATGTATACCATGATTTGGTCAAGTACTTGCTTATGGTCAGGCAAAAGGCAAGGGAGCCCAAAGTTGATGGAGAACTCATCTTCGCATATGCTAAGATTGACAGGCTCAGTGACATCGAGGAGTTTATTCTTATGCCAAATGTTGCCAATCTCCAAAATGTTGGTGACCGTCTGTATGATGAAGAACTTTATGAAGCTGCAAAGATTATCTATGCCTTCATTTCGAACTGGGCTAAGCTGGCTGTCACCCTTGTCAAGCTGAAGCAGTTCCAAGGTGCCGTAGATGCTGCTCGCAAGGCTAACAGCGCTAAAACATGGAAAGAGGTTTGCTTTGCTTGCGTTGATGCTCAGGAGTTCCGTCTAGCACAAATATGTGGTCTCAATATTATTGTCCAG gTTGATGACTTGGAAGAAGTGAGTGAATACTATCAGAACAGAGGATGTTTCGATGAACTTATATCTCTCATGGAGAGTGGTCTTGGACTAGAGCGTGCACACATGGGCATCTTCACAGAACTGGGAGTCCTTTATGCTAGATACCGCACTGGGAAACTCATGGAACACATCAAACTTTTCTCCACACGTCTCAACATTCCTAAGCTTATCCGTGCTTGTGATGAACAACAACACTGGAAAGAGCTTACTTATCTGTACATACAATATGATGAATTTGACAATGCCGCCACCACTATTATGAACCATTCTCCAGATGCATGGGATCATATGCAATTTAAGGATGTTGCTGTGAAAGTTGCAAATGTTGAGATATATTACAAGGCCGTGCACTTCTATTTGCAAGAGCACCCTGATCTCATCAATGATCTTCTCAACGTGCTTGCACTTCGCTTGGATCACACAAGAGTTGTAGACATAATGCGCAAG GCGGGCCAGTTGCATCTTGTGAAACCATACATGGTTGCTGTTCAGAGCAACAATGTCTCTGCTGTCAACGAGGCTTTGAATGAACTTTATGTTGAAGAGGAGGACTACGAGAGACTCCGTGAATCAGTTGACATGCATGATAACTTTGATCAGATTGGTCTTGCCCAGAAG CTTGAGAAGCATGAATTGCTTGAGATGAGGAGGATTGCTGCTTATATTTACAAGAAAGCTGGCAGATGGAAGCAATCTATTGCCCTGTCGAAGAAAGACAACATGTACAAGGATTGCATGGAGACATGCTCGCAGTCTGGTGACCGTGAGCTGTCTGAGGATTTGCTTGTCTATTTCATCGAGCAG GGAAAGAAAGAATGTTTTGCTTCTTGCCTTTTCATTTGTTACGACTTGATTCGTGCGGATGTTGCTCTTGAGCTTGCGTGGACGAACAACATGTTGGACTTTGCTTTCCCCTACCTGCTACAG TTCATCCGTGAGTACACAAGCAAGGTAGATGACTTGGTGAAGGACAGGATTGAATCacagaaagaagagaaagctAAAGAGCAAGAAGAGAAGGACGTCGTCGCTCAGCAG AACATGTACGCTCAATTGCTTCCTCTCGCCTTGCCTGCTCCGCCTGGTATGGGCGGTCCACCTCCAATGGGGATGCCTCCAATGGGCGGGATGGGCATGCCGCCGATGGGCGGGATGGGTATGCCTCCGATGCCAGCATACGGGATGCCTCCGATGGGAAGCTACTGA
- the LOC100823001 gene encoding probable calcium-binding protein CML25/26: MGTSAMVSLLAALDKDGDGKVSASELRRCVAATLGDDDVLSNEELLTADGDGLLDLPDLLAGAGEDEEDQERERCLREAFAMYADEGSRRITPGSLGRMLGKVLQENEWLDEKECRAMICRFDLDGDGVLSFHEFAVMMMMA; this comes from the coding sequence ATGGGCACTAGTGCCATGGTGTCGCTGTTGGCCGCCTTGGACAaggacggcgacggcaaggTGTCGGCGTCCGAGCTCCGTCGCTGCGTCGCGGCCACGCTaggcgacgacgacgtgcTCTCTAACGAGGAGCTCCTGAcggccgacggcgacgggctgCTGGACCTCCCGGACCTgctggccggcgccggggaagacgaGGAAGACCAAGAGCGAGAGCGGTGCCTGAGGGAGGCGTTCGCCATGTACGCTGATGAAGGGTCGAGGAGGATCACGCCGGGTAGCCTGGGGAGGATGCTGGGGAAGGTATTGCAGGAGAACGAGTGGTTGGATGAGAAAGAGTGCCGGGCGATGATCTGCCGTTTCGAcctggacggcgacggcgtgctctCCTTCCACGAGTTCGCCgtcatgatgatgatggcctAG